One window of the Rhipicephalus sanguineus isolate Rsan-2018 chromosome 4, BIME_Rsan_1.4, whole genome shotgun sequence genome contains the following:
- the LOC119389298 gene encoding uncharacterized protein LOC119389298, with amino-acid sequence MNYSSVLQETAGSDSSTVEQTIGSMETGGTHEADAGEETSGQTHSCPRSHPTATQEASGSPAEGEGTWKSEGENATPAAERKQQRWSSEKQSPQQMLMSELIEKPRQLRLSLERSKGKELEMLERQLKLDQAAAEREERLISVLEKMTGN; translated from the exons ATGAATTACTCAAGCGTGCTGCAAGAAACAGCAGGCAGCGACAGCAGCACGGTAGAACAG ACCATCGGGAGTATGGAGACGGGCGGTACACATGAGGCGGATGCCGGCGAAGAAACTTCTGGCCAAACGCATAGCTGCCCACGGTCACACCCCACAGCTACACAAGAAGCCAGCGGCAGTCCAGCAGAAGGTGAAGGAACTTGGAAAAGTGAAGGGGAGAATGCAACACCAGCGGCAGAACGAAAACAGCAGCGATGGTCCAGCGAAAAGCAGTCGCCGCAACAAATGCTGATGTCGGAGCTGATCGAAAAGCCGCGGCAGCTGCGCCTCTCTTTGGAACGTTCAAAAGGGAAAGAGCTGGAGATGCTTGAGCGACAACTCAAATTAGATCAAGCGGCAGCGGAACGTGAAGAGCGGCTCATCTCTGTGCTCGAGAAGATGACTGGCAACTAA